From one Alphaproteobacteria bacterium genomic stretch:
- a CDS encoding 16S rRNA (uracil(1498)-N(3))-methyltransferase has protein sequence MPLQRPKIRLFVEAVLDSETNLELDHDQCHYLLRVMRLGPGDEVALFNGRDGEWRAEVLESGRRACRLALRERLLAQPPAGDLGLLFAPLKRARLEIMVEKATELGVTRLQPVLTRYAAVRRLNLPRLAAHAREAAEQCGRLEVPALAEPMALDEVLAAWPVARPLYWCDERGGGRPAAAVFAAASSPADLLIGPEGGFAPDEAARLEALAAAVAVDLGPRLLRADTAGVVVLGLWQALNLAKK, from the coding sequence ATGCCGCTGCAGCGTCCCAAAATCCGACTCTTCGTTGAAGCCGTGCTGGATTCGGAAACGAACCTCGAGCTCGATCACGACCAGTGCCACTATTTGCTGAGGGTGATGCGGCTCGGCCCTGGCGACGAGGTGGCGCTGTTCAACGGGCGCGATGGCGAATGGCGGGCCGAAGTGCTCGAAAGCGGGCGCCGGGCCTGCCGGCTGGCCCTGCGGGAACGCCTTTTGGCCCAGCCCCCGGCCGGCGATCTCGGGTTGCTGTTCGCGCCGCTCAAACGGGCCCGCCTCGAGATCATGGTCGAGAAGGCGACCGAGCTCGGGGTGACGCGGTTGCAACCGGTGCTGACGCGGTACGCGGCGGTGCGGCGCCTCAATCTTCCGCGCCTGGCGGCCCACGCCCGCGAGGCGGCCGAGCAATGCGGCCGGCTCGAGGTGCCGGCCTTGGCCGAGCCGATGGCGCTCGACGAGGTGCTGGCGGCCTGGCCCGTGGCGCGGCCGCTATATTGGTGCGACGAACGCGGCGGCGGCCGGCCGGCGGCGGCGGTATTTGCCGCCGCCTCATCCCCGGCCGACCTGCTGATCGGGCCCGAAGGCGGCTTTGCGCCGGACGAGGCGGCCCGGCTCGAGGCCCTGGCGGCGGCCGTCGCCGTCGATCTCGGGCCCAGGCTGCTGCGGGCCGACACGGCCGGCGTGGTGGTTCTGGGCCTCTGGCAGGCCCTGAACCTCGCCAAAAAGTGA
- the ubiA gene encoding 4-hydroxybenzoate octaprenyltransferase has protein sequence MSEERDQGTDQTIADAPADNWVDRRAPPGWRPYFKLSRFDRPIGAWLLLWPGLWSLALAAGQPAAPSWRPLVAAGWPDPILLMLFFLGAFVMRGAGCTYNDIVDRNFDGLVERTALRPIPSGQVSVARAAAYMIAQALLGFVILLSFNPFAIWLGIASLGLVAIYPFMKRITYWPQLVLGLTFNWGALLGWAAVTGTLSWAPLALYLGGIFWTLGYDTIYAHQDKEDDLLIGVKSTAIKFGEARTKPWLYAFYAGTMISLAVSGMLAELGPLYFMGLAMATFMLTWQVRTLRPDLPGNCLIRFRANHPFGLVIFFAIALGHAV, from the coding sequence ATGTCCGAAGAGCGCGACCAGGGTACCGACCAAACCATCGCCGACGCTCCGGCCGACAACTGGGTCGACCGCCGGGCGCCGCCGGGCTGGCGGCCTTATTTCAAGCTCTCGCGCTTCGACCGCCCGATCGGCGCCTGGCTCTTGCTCTGGCCCGGGCTTTGGTCCCTGGCCCTGGCCGCCGGCCAGCCGGCGGCGCCAAGCTGGCGGCCCTTGGTGGCCGCCGGCTGGCCCGATCCGATCCTCTTGATGCTCTTCTTCCTCGGCGCTTTCGTCATGCGCGGCGCCGGCTGCACCTACAACGACATCGTCGACCGCAACTTCGACGGCCTGGTCGAGCGCACGGCATTGCGCCCCATCCCCAGCGGCCAGGTCAGCGTCGCCCGGGCCGCGGCCTACATGATCGCCCAGGCCCTGCTGGGTTTCGTCATCCTGCTCAGCTTCAACCCCTTCGCCATCTGGCTGGGCATAGCCTCGCTGGGCCTGGTGGCGATCTATCCCTTCATGAAGCGCATCACCTATTGGCCCCAGTTGGTGCTCGGGCTGACTTTCAATTGGGGGGCGCTGCTGGGCTGGGCCGCGGTAACCGGCACGCTCTCCTGGGCGCCGCTGGCGCTTTACCTCGGCGGCATCTTCTGGACGCTGGGCTACGACACCATCTACGCCCACCAGGACAAGGAAGACGACCTGCTGATCGGCGTCAAATCCACCGCCATCAAGTTCGGCGAGGCACGCACCAAACCCTGGCTCTACGCCTTCTACGCCGGCACCATGATTTCTTTGGCGGTCAGCGGCATGCTGGCGGAACTGGGCCCGCTTTATTTCATGGGCCTCGCCATGGCCACCTTCATGCTGACCTGGCAGGTCCGCACGCTACGCCCCGACCTGCCGGGCAACTGCCTCATCCGCTTCCGCGCCAACCACCCCTTCGGCCTGGTGATCTTTTTCGCCATCGCGCTGGGCCACGCGGTTTAG
- a CDS encoding 3'(2'),5'-bisphosphate nucleotidase CysQ, with the protein MSNSGGTATFLDLTADHELMLAATRRAGALALEYFQNGVRSWDKDGGSPVSEADIAVDRLLEQELRAARPDYGWLSEESEDDPARLEARRLWIVDPIDGTRAFLKGEPEFAVCVALVEQGRTIAGAVFNPASDEMFEASQDGGARLNGRALQMTDGPDLEAARLLAGSGPMKKLKNRPPVYEQDYVFINSIAYRMSLVAAGNYDGTVSTAEKSDWDLAAADLVVREAGGLVSAPDGSALVYNLQDPRHDGIIAAPPRLHGEIIARLREIL; encoded by the coding sequence ATGAGCAACTCGGGTGGCACAGCCACGTTTTTGGATCTGACAGCGGACCATGAACTGATGCTGGCGGCGACGCGGCGGGCCGGCGCCCTGGCGCTGGAATACTTCCAGAACGGTGTGCGGTCCTGGGACAAAGACGGCGGCAGCCCGGTCAGCGAGGCCGACATCGCCGTCGACCGCCTGCTGGAGCAAGAGCTGCGCGCGGCGCGGCCCGATTACGGCTGGCTTTCCGAGGAAAGCGAGGACGACCCGGCACGCCTCGAAGCCCGACGGCTGTGGATCGTCGATCCCATCGACGGCACGCGAGCCTTTCTCAAGGGCGAGCCCGAGTTCGCCGTCTGCGTCGCCCTGGTGGAGCAAGGCCGCACCATCGCCGGGGCCGTCTTTAACCCGGCCTCCGACGAGATGTTCGAGGCGAGCCAAGACGGCGGCGCGCGCCTCAACGGGCGGGCGCTGCAAATGACCGACGGCCCCGACCTGGAAGCGGCGCGCCTGCTGGCCGGTTCGGGGCCCATGAAAAAGCTCAAGAACCGGCCGCCGGTCTACGAACAGGACTACGTCTTCATCAACTCCATCGCCTACCGCATGTCGCTGGTGGCGGCCGGGAATTACGATGGCACGGTGTCGACGGCGGAAAAGTCCGACTGGGACCTGGCCGCCGCCGACCTGGTGGTGCGCGAGGCCGGCGGCCTGGTCTCGGCGCCTGACGGCTCGGCGCTGGTCTACAATCTTCAGGACCCCCGCCACGACGGCATCATCGCCGCGCCGCCACGGCTGCACGGCGAAATCATCGCGCGCTTGCGTGAGATTCTATAA